The segment taataattattttattagactaattggaatttttattaaaagatgcTGGTGTTTAACTTGTAGTAATGAGATATTAATAATCATATTCATAATCTCTATCATAGAAATTCAAAATAGCCTTCAAAGttgcaaaagatttaaaaagccaTGTGCATTAATTTGTATAGGTTGCACCAAGGTAATTAAAACTGATCCGGTCATTAAATCGAAATAGTTGGGTATAAGATTTAAAGGTTTGACCGGGGTCGAATCGAGTCAGACCGTAATAatgaaatatataatttttaattgttttaatgtaATATATCTTCTATTAATAGTGtatattttaacatatttataaatattttattaaatattttttttaacttttagttattataaattaaaaaatttaataattaatctttgattattttactatttaaaaagTAAAGTAAATTTAATGGTACTTGATTATAATGCAAAAtacttcattttaattttttgaataaaaaagaacacttaaatatctttttattatcatttggacATAGGCCCATTTGTTAAATCCATGGAGCATATAACATAAAGAAAAAACCCTATTTAAAATCATTGAAGTAGAACACATGTGCTGCCACCGCTTCTTCTCGCTGCTTCTGAAACTCAATATGCCAACTTCATCTCTTTCAtctgttaaaaaaatgaaatttaagacAAATATATAACTCGTCTTCATCTCATACTCAAACATTGATTATTGCTAGATGAAACACCAAAACATGACGATTTAACCGGAGAAACCGTAGGAGCCGACGGTTTGGTTCAATTTCACCGATTTTCTGCCGGATTTGTTGCGGAACGGTTATCATCCTTGATCTGACCGGATGCAGGCAATTCAGTTTGGCATGTACTGCAGCAATCACAAtgattcattacttttatcataaaACATCTATAACTTAAAACTAACATTTAtgtcattcttttttcttctgTCGTCTATAAAAAATACTTTGAGATATAAATAACTTCACCAACATATGTCTGATAAATAAAAACATTGAAAACGGagacttctaaaaaacacaaagttTATAACACTCCATAAATCATCGGGTTAAGAACAAAATACTACGAATATATTAAAAGCAATCAGAAAATGATTTCAAATAATAAGCAAAGAAAGATGAAACATATATGATGCCTGCGAAATATTATCCGGTTAAGAACAACATAGGATGGATAAATGAAAGCATTAGAAAATGATATCAAATAATAAGGAAAGAAAGATGACggcagaagaaagaagaaaaattccATGCAGCCGAAAAAACTATGGAAACGAAGATGAAAAGAAACATTTTGTTTGATAAAATGGAACTGAATAATATAAAAGAGTTTGATGGTCAGTTTTGTGGAAGAGAATGAATTTATAGATGGAGGGAAGGAATTGGAAGGAACTCTGGTTCAAATTGCATAACTTAGGTTTGCTTGGAATGACTAAAAACAACATGTTAAATGGACTACCCattccaataaaaatataattaattagggCTAAAGGCAATTGAATAGATTTAGGTGTATAATAATTACGTTTAGGGTTAATGAAAGGttactaaataattataatatttatttgttaatttaaatattaagggAGATGCAATTACTTTTATGTCCCCGTTTATCACTCTCAAAATGGTGATTAGAGGGATAATTAAAAGATTTCATATgtattctactttattatattaaaagtagattcatcaaaactaataaaaggcATGCATGTTAATTTGATTAGTTTGTTGTTGCATCTAAACAAAATAGAACATTTAAAAATGTGATGctaaaatttgaaagaaaaaaaaaaagactagATTGATTGATTTGTTGAATTTAAATGACTAACTTGTTATCTTTGAAGATTGAGTCATTGTTATTGTTTTTTGGATTTGAATCGTTTCTCGATTGTGGTTCTGTTTTCGTGGTTAGTGGTGGTGTGCGTAACTTTTGATTtctgatttattttaaatttattgagaTATGCAGTTGTCAAAGTGTTTGGGTTTATGCTACCACAACACAACAACGATTTTGTTCAGTTTCACAACCTTGTCATTGTTGTTCTTTGTTATGGTTCGATATGATCTTGGTTGTTTAGCTTGAAAGAGCTATTATGCTTGTCGTGATTTTTGCAGAGAGTTGTTGGTACGTGAATTGGTTCGTGTTGACGGTCGATTCATTCACCATTAATTAAAGTTTGTGAAGACTCACACAATATCTTTCTTTTGTTATCTGGTGTTATTCTGATATGCAGGTTCGCTAGGTAGTGTCTGTTGTGTGTGTCATCACTTCTTTTAAACATAATAGTTGTATTCTATTTGAaatattaactattttttatatgatttgaCTGAATCAGGTTTTATTTCCGTATATTTTGTCATATCTTTATTTTTCTATAATATATTAgtggtttataaaaaaaaaaaatctaacacTTTCCTTTAAGTTTAGCCTTTtaaacctttttaaaaaaaatagaaatgatcaacctatttaaataaataaaaaaatattttaggacATCTTTTATATTGTGACTAAGACTACATGCTTATTGACATCTTCGATATTTAACCatgttacaaaaatatttgaacttTAAACTTATAAGCTTATTTTGTTATTGCGTGAGACACTTTTAgtgtgagaagagaaagagagaaaataagaaaataagaaaataaagattTATATTCACTTGAATTGTAATGGTATAATGATACtgactatgactatttatatacaacccgATTGGGTTTGGACTTACACAGcttggattatatttgatattattagattatattatatttgatattatatgtAATATCCCAATAATATATCATtctcaataatatctcaacataccCCCTATAATCCAAGTTATTGGTCATACGCTAAACATAGCTGATCTGAACTAtttctaatttctttctcaaattcaaGAATTTatcgatcttcaatcctttggtgaaaatgtcgatCAATTGTGCTTCGCTTGAGCAATGCCTTACTTAAAGTTCAACTAGATTTACCTTTTCTATCAATAAGTGAAATCTAGCCTCGATATGCTTACTTCTTCCATGCAGAACTGGATTATTTGTCAGGTTTATAGCTGACTTGTTGTCGATTTGCAATACAAGAGGTTTCTTCACTCTGACTTCCATTTCTTCATGACAACTAAGAAACCTTTCTCGACTAGTTGTCCAACAATTAAAAAGTTGCACTTTATTCTAAGTACATAGAGCACATCTTTGATCACAGCTTTCCCTCCATTACTCATTTGAAAAACTATGTTGTCAGTACCTTCTGCTTGCAATAAACTATTATCAGCAAGTTTTACCTTGCTCTTCTTCTTTGACTCGTTGAAATCTGCCAATCACACCTTTTGACCAGTCATGTCATTCGAGCAGCCTGAGTTGAGGAACCAGATCTTGGATTCAACATGGTTATTTGCTATTGCAGTCATAACCACTATACCACTTTCAGAATCATCTGAATCTTTGCGTGCAAGGTTCGCTCCTTCGTCCTTGCCTTTTGTCGAttcattttctttcttgtacCAACAATGTTTAGCCAAATGACCCCACTTTTAACAATTATAACACTACAtacctttcttatcttctttGTCCTTTCGATAGTTTTCTCCTCCTTTTTTTGAGGATTCAGAAGCTATATCTTCGACCTGATGCTTGTGGAGATTCGACCAAGACTTCTTGCCCCGAGTCTTGTCGAACTtgcctttgaatttgttggaaccaccattctTTTTCCATGACTGAGCCTACAGAGCTTGTATCGAGTCTTGAACTCATTTTCTTTCGACAATCCTAATCTCATGTGCTTCCAACGAACCAAccaaatatttcaattttagggtttcaagctgattggattcttgaatagctacgaTAACGTGATCAAAGTGAGAAGTCAACATTCGCATTACCTTCTAAACTATCATCTTATCAGTTATGGTTTCACCACAACCCTTCATGAGATGGACGCGTTTTTAGACCTTCGACACATATTCTACAACTTTCTCGTCTTCTCTCATCAACAACAATTTATATTGTCGACGCAAGGTCTGCAACTTGACAACCTTAAATTTATCACCTCCTTCATACTATTTGACCATAATATTCCATGTATCCTTCGTCGTTTCAATGCAATAAGCAGCCTTGCAATCTTTCTTCTTGACTTCGTTGCGGGCAGTTTTATGTGCTTCGGTTGCCTTTGCAGCTAGCGCAAGAACGTCGCCGGTAACCACTTATAGGGTATCATGGAAGCCAAACAAAGATTGCATCTGTTTTTTCCATCAGATCCAATTTTTGCCTTTAGGCATTGGAAGAGAATTCAGAATGCTCTTATCATCAATCATCTTCACAGCAGTTGATTCACTTGCCATGGAAACACGGTCTCTAACGTGAAGTTCTTGAAAACCCGATCAAGAACAATaatcaggctctgataccaatttatTAGTGCGTGTGACACTTTTATTGATAGGAGAGAAAGAGGGAAAATAAGGAAATATGAATTTATATTCACTTGAATTGTAATAGTGTGTACAAATAATGATTcagactatgactatttatatatgaCCTGATTGAGCTTGGGCTTACACAACttgaattatatttgatattattatatttgattatatttgatattatatgtAATATCTCAACAATATATCAATCTCAATAATATCTCAACCATTTaagtataaaatttatatttaaatttaatattttatgataaatTAGACTATTAAGTTAATAAAAAtttctaaaatattatttttgaaaactattaatattatattaaaaatataatcttCTAGAAGATGAGGACTATTTAAAGATGTATTAAAGACGTGTTAGGTTGAGTTGTGCATATTTCTTACCTGACCATATAGTATGAGATCATACCAAATTTTTAGGCTCAATCCTAATAGGTTTAAGAAGGAGGGGTCCACACAAGATAAATAATGAATGGTTTAAAGTCATGCAATAGTAAAACATATTAATCATCataataaattataatcctacaacttcttccctccaaaattttcccgcCAAAATCtatcatatattaatttaataaataaatcatacaatttaataataaatataatactatttaataaataaataataaattaatttaataaattctactatttaataaataaataacaaaaataaaacataaaccacTCACCCACTAACTACTTCatcataaataatcaattaattaatttaatacattTGCCCCTCTCTAACAAATATACATTTATATCAATAAGTTTTTGTTTTACTTTGAGATATGTAAATTTAATTATGCGCATGAGATTTAACACTCAATATCAATGTGATTCTAAATAATAACGTAATCTTTTCTATCTCATGTTCATTAAATCGATACTTTCTTATTCTTATAggttttaatttgttttgttttttattggattttatgttaattttttcATTTCACACTACAATTGTATTATTTGACATAACCTAATCACATCCTTATTTAGTATCACATACATTTTTTTTCGGtttttattttcttctcttttaaattttatttgttatacTAAATTATAGACATTGAGGATCACAAATATCTACTTTTTTTAGTAATAATATCATTAAAAATGTTGAATTGTGAAAGAGGGtggattaaaattttatattatatatatatatatatatatatatatatatatatatatatatatatatatatatatatatatatatatatatatatatatatatatattttatactaCCATTCAATAGAAATTTACTATTTAATCACGGCACAcaactaatttaaaaatatttgtgtgacttaataaaatacataatattgattagttgacaatgtaaaattattttattcgaTCAATATatgtcttttttttctttattaaataatatattttaaatcattaaattaaattattataattatccgtgcatcgcacgggtgtaCGTCtagtaaatataaaaatttaacatgataattttttataaatatatttggcaAAACTACTCTAGTTCTAATTTAATATAAGGTGGAGTGCAATTGCTATGTTACTAGAATATAAACTACTTTTAAAAGTTTTAATTACATAGATAATTTTAAACATAACATAGTATGATATAATAAAATAAGTCACActcaataaatttaataaaatatatattgttaaaTGTGAAATCCTCAAAGGAAGGGAGTATGAgacgaattaaataaaataaaaccttaTGTGTCCACACAAGACCAATGGCTTGGCCAAGTTCTTTGATATCTCTTTGTCCCATTTTTTTGAGTTAGGGTCAAACTTGGCATCATGGCATGTAGCTTGCAAGTTGGGATGAGTTGAGAGGACAATTGAGTTTTGTGTACACTTACAACTCTTTACACATTTTATAATTAGTTAAAATTTAAATTAGTCTCATTAAATCAAGTAAATTCtacataaatttaataaaaatcagtttaagtttaaaatttaattaattagaatgtATCCTTAGCATAACAATATACTAataggataaaaataaataagttttgATGAGGAACAATGTCcttaccaaaaaaataaaatcatgaaaaataTGAAACTCCTGTCTAAATTTAGTGAGTAGATAAATGTAGCTTAACTGGTATGCAATTAGAATTGAGTTAAATGAATATGAATTAATAGTTTAGGGTTGAATCTTAATTCTTAATAATTAGAGAGGTTTGCGGTTCGATTTGGATTAATTTTAAAGCAAAAAATTATCTAATTTAAGGATAAGTTTATTTGCGGTTCGGTTTTGGATGATATATTAAAAAATCGATCtgattcaatttaatttaatgcGATTTACTTTTAATCGGATTTTGGTTatccaaattataaattatatttttattaattaatattataaaaagactaataaatttttaataggTTAATATTACAAAATGAGAGTGATTGATTATGGTggtaaattataataataaaattaaatagattaaaccacattaataaatattacatatcatactaataaaaaataaatatattcacgtcacatatcatactaataaaatatatacatgcggttcggttcgatttggatcagttttgaaaaatcaatccaAAATCTAATCTGAACGCAGCGGTTTTCACAAAATGACATCCAAATACTttcaataaattttgtttttttttttttgtgcagattttgattttttagattttggattggtttgaatttgaatatCCCTTCTAgcaacaatatttatttatattaatacattaatataaataagtggttaatatttataacttaataagtttaaaaaataagttaaataaaattttattactaatttaatatattttatatctataattaaattaaatatatttgttaatatatatccttcatatttttttatatttcatttgtATCAAACGATGCATcaactaaaaaaattgattttactcaGAGTGTCtttatgttaattatttaaaataacttttatagtgttacatatttttatttaaaatatttctttttttactataaatgtcaaaattttaagaaattgtttaaatttaaaattattttaagtaatttttcataataatcattttaaatatattttaaaatatatatatatatatatatatatatatatatatatatatatatatatatatatatatatgattttgatgatattttaatatttaataatattttatgagaaaaaagaATATGCACATCGTCAATAAACGAGTAATATATATCCAATGAAAACacgttttctttttcttcttaaaataCTGATATGAAAAGAATTTTGATCACTCTTAAActcaatatatatttatattatttaatgttaaaaataattttttaattaaaaaaactttaaacaaaattttcatatttaaaaaaagtttttatagaaaattattaaaaaaatttatttttttaaaaactaaaacaaactttTCTACATTAGTATCCTACTATATATCTGAATTTATTTTCGAAATCCAACCCTAGAGTAAAGACATTTAGGAGAAGTGTAACATTTTTAGGAGCAAAGTGACCCCAACATCGTAACTCAAATACTTTTGGACCCACATCACAAACCCCCTAAACTATCACTAAAAAACTCATCAACTAACCTAAAAAAAACTTTCCCTTCAATATTTAAAATgttaatctaattaaaaaaataaaagcagGCCATAATTTTCGAAGTTTTGGTAGAAAGTGACAAATAGAAACGTTTTGAAAAGAATTTCACGATAAAAGGCAGAGAGAAAGAACGAAAGAGAGAAAGGTGTGAAGAAGAGTAGAGGAGGATGCAAATTACATGAGAAACCAACACAAACCTCCTACTCATTCATCCCTTCTTCATACCCtccttttcttcttctccttcataaTTTTCCAATGGAAGAAACCTCTGTTGTTTTCCACTGGAGCGTTATCAGATCTCTGTTATCTATCCTTCAATGGTGGACTTTCAATGTCACCGTTATCATCGTTAACAAGTGGATCTTCCAggttctattttctcttcttttttggattattttattttaatctattttTAGAGAGTTTCACAGTTAAACCTATGTTTAGATGCTTCAGTTTTTTTAATTCAGAAGtgtaattttaaaattgttataTATACTTAATTGTGTATCAAATGGTGTGATTTTTAATAATCattttttaatttagttatttTCTTAATCATCGTGGTTTTAAGTTTAGGTAGAGGGAGAGGGACCTTTGTATTTGTTAATTGCTATTTTTGTTCTTGCCTTTTAATTCAAAGAATTTTAGTTGTTGAGTGCATGTGAAACTGAATATGGATTTTCTTTGATTTGATTTTCTCTTTGGGCGAGTTTCGGATTTTCGTGTTTAAATCTATCTTGGATTGCATCATTTGAAATCAAAATATGCATAGAAAATAACTTTATGTAACTGTCATAAACTACGGTAGAGCTCAAGTAACCCGAATGTGATTGTAAACTGCATTCAAAATGATCCTGACATAACCCCCAAGAGTTGGCCCGGCCTAAAGGCTTGGGTCTTTAGAGTGTGCTTCTATCAAGGTATCAGATTTAAATCTAGCTAGGTGCAAACAATCCTGTGCTGGAACAAGACCATTTCTAAACGGGGCCACCGCAAGTCGACGGTAGGATTGGTCCCCTTGGATTAGTTGGTTGCAAGGCCGAATAccaagattttaaaaataaaataaaatgatcctGGCAGATCAAATGTGTTGTTAATTTGTAAACAAATAAATATGGTGTCAAATTTTCAGTGGTTCTTGAAATGTATCATTTTTCCTCTTGAGATTAGGCTTTAGTGTATATAAAGTATCCAATTCTATGTTTTGATGGTAAAAAAAGGTCTGATGGTTTTCTTAGGTTGTATTTCTGGTTCTCTAAAGTCAGATCTATATTTAGAAGGgagttattaatttaaatttttaaggaGAAAGGAAGAGGTGAGTTATATTTAAAGGTTTCTTAAATGTTGGTATTGAAGTCTAGACAAAAATTATGAGGACTTAAGTGATTCTAATCACTAGATTATTTAGTTCTTTATGTTTTTGTTCCATTTATAGCGAAGAAAGGTTTATCAATCTTTACAACTTCTTGCCCAGTCCACATTGGAATTTAGGACTCCCAATCCCTACCTTAAACACCTAATCATTATTAGTCACATAGTAAGGATTTGTATGGATTAtagcaaatattttattttattttattttctatttgcaGAAATTGGATTTCAAGTTTCCCCTGACAGTATCCTGTGTCCACTTTATCTGCTCAGCCATTGGAGCATATGTGGTAATTAAGGTGCTGAAGCTTAAACCATTGATAACTGTTGACCCTGAAGATCGCTGGAAAAGAATCTTACCTATGTCATTTGTGTTCTGTATTAACATAGTGCTGGGTAATGTGAGCCTACGATACATTCCAGTTTCTTTTATGCAGACAATAAAGTCATTCACGCCTGCAACCACAGGTAAGGTTCCATAATCAGTTTTTAAGGGTTAACATTCCTTCCACATTTTTGCTACTTGCGTTAGGTTCAAACTTAAGAATATTTTTCATCTGAACTCGGTGAACTTGCACAGTTGTTTTGCAATGGCTAGTGTGGAGGAAGTATTTTGACTGGCGTATTTGGGCTTCTCTTATACCCATTGTTGGAGGGATTCTTCTCACATCTGTAACAGAGATGAGCTTTAATATGTTTGGATTTTGTGCTGCTTTACTTGGCTGTTTGGCTACATCTACAAAGACCATCCTTGCAGAATCTCTTCTGCATGGATACAAGTTCGACAGGTACTATCTTTATGctagaaatttctattgtttgcAATTTTTTTAGTTAGGCCTTCGTTTTTTCGTTTTCTATTTTTCTGTCTGGAATCTGGATTTTACCATACGCACACAGACTATCCACTTCCCAGCTATTTGTATTTGTAATACCTACTCCTTATAATGGACAACAGGCTTTGAAGTCCTATATTGTTTTTATTAGTCCATTTTTTATTAACTTCTCTCCAATATAGACTAGGAAGTATTCTATAATGGATCTTAGGAGTTAGGACATCTATGGGTGCTGCCAAATTTGATTGTAGCAAGCCTGCAAATGTTATCACAAATCATAACCTTTCAGGCATAACAACTAAAGTCTTTTAAGCTAGGATTCAAAATTTACTGAACTTGGCCTCCCACAAAAGTGGCTTGCGAATGGGTAGTTTTGTTGTGAAGTGTGAACATATCTAATATAGGCCCGTGATAGAGTAACTGAAGAGGTCCAATTATAGGGTCTGCCACAAAAAGTCTTACAATATGGAAAGTTTGTTCTGGAAGGAATAACCGGGGTCCTAGACTGTGTTGAGTAACTGAGATGGCAGGTGGTTAGCATTGAGGGAAATGATTCACTTGGGAAAGAAGAATTTAAGAGAGGTATATGCATATAGAGGAGGCAGCTTGTTTGGTCAGTTGGCAGAGAATATTTTATGAGGAGCTTTCCTTGTCTGCTTCGCTCTAATTCAATGCACATCTCTTTGAACTGGTGCCGTCTTGGGTGAGGCACCAATAACAACGCCTCACTGGTGTGCCAAATTGAAATTACACAATACTCATTCTTTCATTTATTACTTGTTTCTCCCATGCCTCATATCCTTCTCCTGACTAGATTTTGTCAAGATCCTTTGCATTCTCATCAACCTTCCCTTCAATCGCTACCTCCCAACAATGAACTCCAATCTACCTAGTGTGATTGTCTCATCCAATCTGCCCCCCTGATCCACCGATATCGAATTGGTTATCCTCCCTAGCATAAAGGCGGCATCTCGACATCGCGTCTCACATGCCCTATTCAGAAGTGTTTGCCGTCTTGGCAGCACCTTTTATTGAAGCAGCCTTGGTGGCAGCCTAGTTCCTTTCACAATGGCCCTCAATATCTACTCCTTTGAAGTTGTTCAATTTGTTTGAAACATGATGTGTACAAAAGAGAACATTCTGTACAACAAAATATCCCTCAAATCCCCTATTTATTTATTGAAAGTATATGATTACAAGAGTTTTCCTTCTATAATCCCCAGAACAAAGCTCCTTCAGATGATGGACATTCCTCTTCTCAGCCACGACCGAAAGATACAAAGAGTACCAGTGAATCCCCGCTTTCGTCCCACTCCTCTCTTTATATCCTCCCTCTTAACAAACTTACCACATCAGCATTATCCTCTTACTTCCTTCTGACCTCAACCCAGTGTGTTATCTTCCCACCTTCAATCCATGCTAATTTAGTTCTATACTTTTTTCATATTTGGGTCCCTTAACACTTTGATAATTTGATTACACTACTGCTCATTATTATCAAACTATAACAAAATCCCTAACCCAAATCTAATTTCAAATAAAGATTCACTCTTCATGGCTAAAAACGTAGATGATTGAGAGTCCTGGCTCCCGCCCCAGTTTCTTATTGATGAAGACACACCGTTGGAGGACACCGACAATAATAACACCACTACCTTGAGTACTACGAGGGGTGAGGAAAGTCATCCCACCACAACTCCTACTTCAATCCCTCAGTAGAAGTTGTGGTGAGATCTGACAAGACTGAGAAGGACAAAAAATCCATGGCCAAGTTATCATATTTAATGGCTAATAACTCCATCTTCAAACTTGATACAAAGTTACAAACAATCTTTTATCAACTGTTTTCCGTGTAACTTCCAGCAAAAGGCATCTCCTTCAAATGGGATTTGAGAGCAGTATAGGAAGCCAACTTATCAGCAACCACATTGTCAGTGGCATTGAGATTCTCTTTGTCCTGTTGTTTTAGGGTGACTTGGATCCCAtaggaatttttttttcaatgtgGAGCTGCCACTTCAAATAGAGCTATCCtggtggtggaagtgtgtttaaTGTGTAGTTTTCAGGGTTTCAGGCTCAGTAGTGCTTCCGCTGTAGTGTGCGCGCTATTGCACTAACTATTGCAATGGTAGAGTGTTGATGATGAGGTTCTTTCTAGAAATGACACTGTCTCTCATCATGCCTGAAAAAATAGATGTGGATAATTTAGAGAACATGGGGGATTgagttttaattcataaaaattatgtCGATTAAAAccatattttgttaatttttataattgaaatattcattaatatttaataaatgggCCACTGGCGAGGCACCTAGGATGGTACCTCGCCTGTTCAACCAGTATCTACTCTGGTTTCTATACGTAACGAACGTAAATTTGTAATCATTGGCGATCAATATTTGTGTTGTGCAGTAATATTTTAATAGACGAATGCTTTGTAGTATAGACAAGACACAATTGCACATGCATCTTAATTAGAATAATACTGgccattaaaataaaaagatgttTCTCTTAGAAAAACCAGGCTTGGTTTATTCTTTACATATTTTGAAATAATTCACTTCTATCTTGACGTTGCTGAGAATAAACTCTTGCAACTTGTGTTAGAACATAGGCAGCCATGTATTTATGGAAGAAAAAAATGAACTTTTGCACATGTTAGTTTATATAAATTGCTTTGCCAAGATTTTTCTGCACTACTCAAACTAATTTTTCTTTTCATGTTATATTTAGTATAAACACGGTTTATTACATGGCACCTTATGCAACCATGATCTTGGTGCTTCCTGCCACATTACTTGAAGGCAATGGAGTTCTGGAATGGCTTAATACTCATCCATATCCTTGGTCGGCCCTCATCATTATTTTCAGTTCAGGGGTGTTGGCTTTCTGTCTTAACTTCTCCATTTTTTACGTGATCCACTCCACCACTGCTGTAACATTTAACGTTGCTGGGAATCTTAAGGTGAGATCTATAACACTATGGTTCAAGCCACTAACTATATTTTCCAGTCTTTTAACTTTCAATGAAGTTATTTTGCACTTGTTAAATTAACCCGAAACATGCATTTCGTGCAGGTTGCTGTTGCTGTCCTTGTTTCTTGGCTGATATTTAGGAACCCAATTTCATATTTTAATGCCGTTGGGTGTGCCGTGACTCTTGTGGGTTGTACATTCTATGGTTATGTCAGGCACTTGCTCTCCCAACAGCCACCCGTTCCAGGAACTCCTCGGACACCAAGAACCCCTCGGAGTAAGATGGAGTTGCTTCCACTTGTAAATGATAAATTAGAAAACAAGTTCTAATAGTAATTGGT is part of the Vicia villosa cultivar HV-30 ecotype Madison, WI unplaced genomic scaffold, Vvil1.0 ctg.004122F_1_1, whole genome shotgun sequence genome and harbors:
- the LOC131641815 gene encoding UDP-galactose transporter 1-like, which translates into the protein MEETSVVFHWSVIRSLLSILQWWTFNVTVIIVNKWIFQKLDFKFPLTVSCVHFICSAIGAYVVIKVLKLKPLITVDPEDRWKRILPMSFVFCINIVLGNVSLRYIPVSFMQTIKSFTPATTVVLQWLVWRKYFDWRIWASLIPIVGGILLTSVTEMSFNMFGFCAALLGCLATSTKTILAESLLHGYKFDSINTVYYMAPYATMILVLPATLLEGNGVLEWLNTHPYPWSALIIIFSSGVLAFCLNFSIFYVIHSTTAVTFNVAGNLKVAVAVLVSWLIFRNPISYFNAVGCAVTLVGCTFYGYVRHLLSQQPPVPGTPRTPRTPRSKMELLPLVNDKLENKF